The Opitutaceae bacterium TAV5 genome segment GCGTCGGGTAAGGCGGTCAAGGTCTCTGCCATCGCTGGCAAGCCAACTTCTGAGAGCCGCCAGCTTCCCGAGCATCTCGCCGACGTTGCTGGTTGCTGCAGGATGGACCTCAACCCATATAGCCTGCTCGTTGTTTCCGCGTTCATCGGAAGGTTTGAAACCGATGCCATAATCCCACAGCTTTTTGTCCCGAAATCGGGGGTGACCGGAAAATGTAGTGTCAAAGTTGATACTGCCGGTAATTCTCCCCCTGCCTTTGCGAACAGTGATCAGCGAGGTGTGTTTGCTTTCCAGTGCTTTCAATCCTTCGCGGTATGCTGAGCGAATAGGTTCGGCCGAGGCCTCGACGGCATTTTTAAATGTCATGGATCAGGGGTGCGATGAACGGTTGACGACAGACGCGACGACGTCGCCCACATGGCTGGAAAATCCGGTAAGTCCACCCCACCCGGATTCCTCTGGCGAGTTGGCACCGGGGTCGAGGCTGGAAATATCGCGCACGGTTCCTTCCCGGTTGAAAAAGAAGACCCGATAGTCCTTTGCCAGAGCCGCCTTGGCGATTGCCTTCGTGGGATTGTTCGAGGGGAGATGGAACAGCTTCAAAACGTCCGAAGGCTTCCCGCTGTTCTTCTGGATGACCTTGATCGCCCACACCAGATCCAGGATGTGCGGTGAATGGGTGGAGAGGCAGACACGATAACCGCGCCTCAACAGGTCAAGCACGACAGCAAAAGTGGCGGAGATGGCATCGGGATGAAGTCCCATCTCGGGTTCCTCGATGACGACCCACTCCAGCGAATCGCGACGCGAAACCCGGGTTGGCGGCATCAACCAGTAAAATCCCAGCAGGAGCGGAACGAATTCACGCTGGCCGGCGGACCAGACGAGGTAGGGCAATGGCTTCTTCCCTTGCGCCGAATCCAGGACAATGCGACGCAGGGAACTGCTGTTGTCACTTCTCAATTTGAAACCGCCAAAGATATTATCAATTATGCCCCTCCGCAGGGAAGCGTTCAGCCTTTTGGCCTGCGGGAACAACTGTGGATTGAGGCCGAATTCCCCTTGCACAAGCTGGTTGATACGCTCGGAAAATTCACGCAGGCAGAACGGGTCGCCTGCCTTGAAATCCATGAACGGCCGCGTCTGGCCGTCTCGCAGGCTCATCACGCGCTGGGCGGGAATAAAAAACATCCGCTCTCTTTGAGGTTCCCCGCGAGGAGGGGCGGCTCCTCCGCTGATTATAAGCTGGAAGGGTATTGCCCGGCGGTTAACGTACACCTTGCCTTGTGGATGCAATATCCCGGACATGCCTTCTCCGAGGTAGAGGTCCAAAAACCTCGCCGCGAAAGGAAGGTATAAAGTCCCAAAGCGGGCAAACTCTTGCCGAATGACAGGGGCATCAACCGTCAGTTTGAGCAGTTGCAAAAAAATGCTTTTCCCGGTGGCTTGGGGGCCGACGAGCACCGTAAGATCTCCAAAGTCAACCGCTGCATCCTTAAGCTGGCCGAAATTTCTGAGGCGAAGGCGTCTGATAATGGGATGGTTTGGCATTGCTGGGCAGGTTCAGCCGCATCCGGGCAGGATGCCAGTCGCAAGTTGAGGCCGGCGTTGGTGTTTTGTCGATAGCCATCCCATATCGGCGCATGGCGCACGCCGGGCCAAGAAAGTGGGGAGTATCCCTCTCAGGAGAAGGGAAGCGCGACAGAAGAGCGGGCCTGCAATTCGTTAGAATTGCACTTAGGCGTAAGGTGCGATATGTCAGCCGGCGATGCTCAAAATCCGTGTCATACGGGATGTCGCTTCGCGGGTGGCCTACCACACCACCGGCAAGGGCCTGACCGACGCCGAGAAGCGGGGCATATGGGCTGGCGACGGCTCCCGCCTCGCCGGCTACACCGACGTTACGGCCGAATCGCTGGCCGCTGCCCTGACCGGCTACGACATGCAAGGGAGCTACCTTGGCCAACGGCGCAAGCCGAACCGACGCGCCGGCTGGGACGTGGTGCTCTCTCCACACAAAAGCATCTCGGTTGCCATCCTCTGCCTGCCCCCGCGCATCGCTCAAAAAGTACGCCGGGCATGGGATTCCGCCGTCGCGGCCACAATCTCCTCGATGGAGTCGCTTGCCTGCCGCACGGACGGGAACTCAGTCGCCGCAACCGGAAACCTGATCGTCGCCTGCTACACGCATGAACGCAGCCGACGCGACGACCCGCATGTCCACACCCACTGCATTGTCATGAATGCCACGCTCGATGCCGGGGCAGGTTGGCGCGGCCTCGAACCCGCACCCATTTTTCGAAATAACATGAACCTCGATGGCGTCCTTCAGCACGAGCTGCGCCGGCAACTCGAGATCGAGGGCATTCCCGTCTCGCTCGATCCGAAAGGGCGTGCCCGGCTCCCGATGCCGGAGTACATCATTTCCAGGCTGTCCGCCTCGAAACGCGCGATCGATGACGCTATCGGAAATCAGGAGGAGCGAACTCCCGATTCCCTGTCTTCCATTCACAGCGTTCCGACGCTGCGAAATCTGCTCAACGACCGGTTGCGACCGCCCAAACGCATGCCGGCAAGACGACCGGCGCAGATGCTTCGCCCCGATGAACGCAAGGCCCTGACACGCTCGCTTTCCCCCGGAAAGCCTCCCTCTCCCCCACTTTCTCCTTCCAGCAGGGACATCGCCAAGGCGGCGACCTCACTCTACCATCGCGTCACCCTCTGGCCCGTCGCCAAGCGCCTTTTCGCCTGTCTTGTCACCGTTGCCCGCAGCCTTCCGCGCGTTCCTTTCGCGTCAGTGTTGCGCGCCCTGCCTTTCATTCCGCATCCCCCCAGCCTGTCCGGCACGTTCGCTCCCCCGTTGCTGCTCGCGGAGATCCATTCAAGGCGCAGGGTGGCGCGGCCGGTACCCTCGCAGGTCCTCTCCGTCATTGCTGCCAAAAGGAAGAGGGTGAAAAAAACCTCCATCCGCCAAACCGCACGGCACCAGTGGCAAAGATCCCGTGCTGCCGGCCAGACCACCGTCGCAGCTCCCGGAGCACAACCGGCAGCCACGCCCGCAGCTCGCCCGCCGTCAGGCCGGAAAAGTTCAATGTTATGACTTGTGAACTTTTCTGTTGCTATCCGGAAGAGACTCCACAGCCCTCGGAGCATGGTCGCCAAACCGCCCACCGATCCTGCACCGGGCAGGGAGACATCAGGCCCGGAGCGAAAAAAAAAACCGCCTGCCAGCATCCGAACATCTTTACTCAATCTGGCAGCGGCTGATTCCACAGCCGACAGCCAACTCCCCTTTTCCCTCACCCTGAACAAAACTCCCTCTGTTTCGATCGGCTTTTTCACCGATACAGGCAAGGAGATAATCATGCCATACATTCATTTCTCCGCGGGCGTGCGGATGGGCGAAGAAATGGCCCTCGCTTGCGGCAAGTACGAGATTACCGTCAGGTTCGACGCCGCCAAGGCCTCGGAGCACAAGTGGCAGATCCAGCAGGTCGTCGATGCCCTGCACAGCCAAACCCTCACCTGGCTGCGACACGATCCGGAGACAGGGCTGACAGTCCATGCTGCGCCGCTGGCAGATGGCGAAGAGGGATGAAAGGGCAGGGGAATCTTTTGGCCGACGGGAAGGGCGGACGACTTCCGTACTATTTTTCTGATACATGAAACTCCAGGCTTACATTGACGGTATCCGCCGAAAGGATGTTGAGCGACTCACTCCCGCCATGCGTCAAATGCTCTTCGACACGCGAGACCACGGCGACATGACGCACTCATTGCGAGGGAGGAGTGCTTTTGGTGGAGCGAGCAGGACTCACGCCACCCTGAAACGGCTCGGCCTGATGGACGGTGACAAACTGACCGACGCGGGCCGCGTCGCCTGTTCGGCCGAGTGGCGGGAAGAGCAACCATCACCTTCAATGAACTCGCATACCAAAAATGAACAGCGGCTGCTTGACGCAGCCAGGGAAGTCCTCGCTTCCTGGGAAGCAGGAAACTTGGCCCCCGCAGTCCGCAACCTGGATTCTGCGGTCAAGGCGTTCCCGGGTGCAAAAACCGCATCACGGCAGACGGCTATCAACGATGTCCTTCTTCCGAAAATCCGTTCGCCGCAACCTTCCCGCCGGCCGACAGGATAATGATCCGGCCAAATCGTTGATATTTCGCGCCCGGCTTTGGAACCGGCAGTTCTCCGGTTGCTGGCCGTCCGGTCCCGGGCATGGTGCGCGGCATGCGCGTCATTTCGATTCACAAGGCCGATACCGGGAAAAGCATTCCCCTCCCGCTCATGCTTTCAGGGGTCAAGGCAGGCTTCCCCTCTCCGGCAGAGGACTACACTGATCGCACCCTCGACCTGAACGAGCATCTGATCCCGCGGCCGTCGGCAACATTTCTGGTCCGTGCCTCGGGCGAGTCGATGGTCGCCGCCGGCATCCTGGATGGAGCCATTCTCGTGGTTGACCGTTCACTGGAGGCGCGTGACGGCAGCATCGTCGTTGCCCTCGTGGACGGTTGTTTCACAGTCAAGCGGCTGCGAACTCGCGGGAACAGTCACACACTGGAGGCAGCCAATCCGGCATATCCCGACATCATGCCCCTTGATGACGAATCCCGTATCTGGGGTGTGGTCACATACTCGATCAACAGGATGGGGTGAGCGATGTTGGCGCTGGTGGACTGCAACAATTTCTACGCCTCGTGCGAGCGCGTATTCCGGCCATCGCTGGAGGGTCGGCCGGTCGTGGTCTTGTCGAACAATGACGGTTGCGTGATTGCCCGCAGCCAGGAAGCGAAGGAGCTCGGCTACCGGATGGGTGATGCCTGGCATCTGATCCGCGCCAAGCTCGGCAGGGACGGGGTGGAAGTTTGCAGCAGCAACTACACCCTTTACGGGGACATGAGCCGGCGGGTGGCCGAGACGCTGTGGGGTTTCGCTGTTCGTATGGAAAATTACTCCATCGACGAGAGCTTTCTGGAACTGCCGGACGACTGTAATCTGCGCGCGGTCGGGACCGCAATCCGGCGCACCGTGTACAAGCATACCGGGATTCCGGTCTCCGTCGGCATCGCACCGACGAAAGTGCTCGCGAAGGCATCGAACCGTCATGCCAAACGGACTACGAGCACCGGAGGCGTGTTTGTCTGGCCGGCGGTTGCCGGCGAACAGGACACCCTGCTCGCCTCGATGGGGACCTCGGAGGTATGGGGAATCGGCCGACGGCTGGCTGCACGTCTCGACGCGATCGGAGTCCACTCCGCGATGGATCTCCGCAACTTGTCCGCCGAGGTCGCCCGCCGGATGCTCACTGTGACCGGACATCGCATCGTGCTCGAACTGCGAGGAACGCCGTGCATCGCTCTGGAGGACGTGGCTCCTGACAACAAGACCGTGTGCTCGGCGAAAGGTTTTGGCAGACACCTGGGCGAATTTGGGGAGATTCGCGAAGCCCTCTGCACCTACGTGAGCACGCTGGCCGCAAAGCTCCGGGCCCAGCGGAGCACGGCCGGGCACGTGCAGGTCTGGCTGGAAGTGGCGTCGGGAAGGCCGGGGACAGGACCTGCACCGATGGCGGGCAGGGATATTATTCACCCTACTGCCGATACGGGTATCCTCTGTTCGGCTGCCTGTGAACTGCTGGGGCAGGTCTTCCGCAATGGGAACCGTTACCGCAGAGTCGGCGTTTTGTTTGGCGAGCTTGGTCATGCCGGAGCCATCCAGTGCGCGTTTGCCGATGCGTCTCCGGAGGTGTCGGCCCGCCGACGAGCCCTGATGGAAACAATGGACCGGCTCAACGCGTCAATGGGCCGCGCTGTCGTGCATGTCGGGTCGGCCGCCGGTGAAAAGCCGGCCTGGCGAATGCGCCAGAAGTTTCTCAGCCGGCGTTATACCACACGCTGGGATGAACTGTTGACCGCCACAGCCTGACCCGGTCAATTATTGCGTTAAGTAAAACCAATAGTATCT includes the following:
- a CDS encoding family S24 peptidase yields the protein MVRGMRVISIHKADTGKSIPLPLMLSGVKAGFPSPAEDYTDRTLDLNEHLIPRPSATFLVRASGESMVAAGILDGAILVVDRSLEARDGSIVVALVDGCFTVKRLRTRGNSHTLEAANPAYPDIMPLDDESRIWGVVTYSINRMG